The proteins below are encoded in one region of Scomber japonicus isolate fScoJap1 chromosome 2, fScoJap1.pri, whole genome shotgun sequence:
- the LOC128365518 gene encoding aminoacyl tRNA synthase complex-interacting multifunctional protein 1-like: MHPAAFALLEEQEWAEDRSRRIDGRYRYNTGERMGRSEELSDFQRGTVVGCHQCKKSVREISALLNLPRSTVSAVILRWKRGGITTALPRSGRPHKLKEEDRQMLEQIAVEKCLPSVNALTTEFQSASGVEVSPKTIRRELREMGFRGRVSTYNKPAGRKKAKTKQAAACPDEAQVDVSHLDLRVGRIISALQLPGTDSLYREEVDVGEASPRTVVSDLVKHVPVDQMQNRMAVLLCNLKPVKMSGVVSQAMVMCARSPDNVEILDPPSGAAPGDRVTFQGFPGEPDKELNPRKKVWEQVQSYLRTDGQCVATYKGAAFQVDGKGVCKAQTMSNSEIK, encoded by the exons ATGCACCCAGCAGCGTTTGCACTGCTAGAAGAGCAAGAGTGGGCGGAAGATCGGAGCAGACGGATCGATGGACGATATCGCTACAACACTGGCGAGAGGATGGGTCGCAGTGAGGAGCTCAGTGACTTTCAGCGTGGCACCGTCGTAGGATGCCACCAGTGTAAAAAGTCAGTGCGTGAGATTTCAGCCCTGTTAAACCTGCCACGGTCCACAGTGAGCGCCGTCATTTTGAGGTGGAAACGCGGTGGAATAACCACGGCTCTGCCTCGGAGCGGCCGACCGCACAAGCTGAAGGAGGAGGACCGTCAAATGCTGGAGCAGATCGCGGTGGAAAAGTGTTTGCCCTCGGTAAATGCTCTCACCACTGAGTTTCAAAGCGCGTCCGGAGTCGAGGTGAGCCCCAAGACTATCCGCCGGGAGCTGCGGGAGATGGGCTTCCGCGGCAGAGTATCTACGTATAACAAGCCCGCAG gaaggaagaaagcaaagacGAAACAGGCAGCCGCCTGCCCAGATGAGGCCCAGGTGGATGTGTCTCATCTGGACCTGCGTGTTGGACGTATAATCTCAGCCTTGCAGCTTCCAGGGACTGACAGTCTGTACAGGGAGGAGGTCGATGTTGGAGAGGCTTCTCCACGGACGGTGGTCAGCGATCTGGTCAAGCATGTACCTGTAGACCAG ATGCAGAACCGCATGGCAGTTCTGCTGTGCAACCTGAAACCAGTCAAGATGAGTGGAGTTGTGTCCCAGGCAATGGTCATGTGTGCCAGATCTCCAGACAACGTCGAAATCCTTGATCCTCCGAGTGGAGCAGCACCAGGGGACAGAGTTACCTTCCAGGGTTTTCCAG GTGAACCCGACAAAGAGCTGAACCCTAGAAAGAAGGTGTGGGAGCAGGTTCAGTCTTATTTACGCACAGACGGCCAATGTGTCGCAACCTACAAGGGAGCTGCCTTTCAAGTCGATGGCAAGGGAGTGTGCAAAGCCCAAACCATGAGCAACAGTGAAATCAAATAA